Part of the Micropterus dolomieu isolate WLL.071019.BEF.003 ecotype Adirondacks linkage group LG17, ASM2129224v1, whole genome shotgun sequence genome is shown below.
AGAACTTCTCCCTTAACACGTTTTGTAACATCTGATACCTGAGGATGAGCTGTGACCCAACAATAAAGTACACCTTGCACATGGACACTGATCAAGGTGACTTTATCAAATGACAGCAGGCTGAAAGATACATTTCataagatgtctgtgaagattctcagtcatccaggtcatagttatcctaAGTTATCCTATACTAAGGTGGGTTAActttaacccaccttggatgCGTTTCATAAGATACCTACTACTCACCTTTCAGCACGCAAAACACCGCTGAGGAACGGATGATCCCATGGCATGAGCTCCTGGAAGATAAAATTGGGAGTATTTTATTTGCAGTGTGATCTCAGACAAATTACGTTAAAACAGACTAAACTGAATTAAAGTGAATGTAAAACAGAATGAAACTCATATATATTAAAACTTACATCAAGTTAAGCCTTAAAGCAATTACTACTGATATTTATATAGTTTTGCTGTGATGTTGTGTAGTCGAGGAAAACATCCCTGTTATGTTGTGAACAGAAAACATCACTCACAGAATTACGAGGGTTGAGTTTTTTCTTCATGTCCCCCATCATCTTAAAGTCTTTTGCTGTTCTgtgagataaaaagaaaaacacaaaaacaggttATGTTCTAAATGACTTGAGGCATTCATTCCAGTTTTTACCCGAATGGGGGGGCAGAacctatcccagcatgcatttggCTGAAAGCAGGGAAACACCCTGGACAGGCTGCCAGGCCACATTCATACCTGTGGGTATTTCAGAGTCTCAAGTCCACCTGTATATTTTTGGACTGTGACGAGGAATCCGAAGCACACAGAatatacagacagaaaatgacaaaacGTGACAAGAACTAATCTGTGGGTCACTCATTTCATGCTGTGTTAAGAAGCCCCACCAACTTAGCACTGGCTTAATGGAGTCTTTAACGGTCTTTAAAGAcaatataaaaactaaaatcaggCCATGATAACGGCAATGTAGATTGCCACAATGAATATTGGATCTTTTCATCTTTGACAAAAACCTTTAAGAGTAGACTGTTACCTGTCTGACAGCTTGTCTGTTAACAACTGAAGAAAGCTCATCACCGTCTCTGCGAAGGGCAACAAAAATTAAGTTGCAGCATGTAAAACTATCTAAGACTAGATGCCAAAGGCACAGAATGAGCATCttagaaaaataatttatgtaGCTTATATTAAACCTCTAAATTGAGCACTGACTAATGATAACTACGTTGATACTAAAGTGAAGAGACGTATCAACCTGGTGTTTTGGCCATCGTTCCCTTTAGGGCTCTGTGTCCGTAGGAATCGTAACCCACCAGTTTGGCCAGTTTGTATCTGCATTTCAGCAGCTCTTCCAGACACTCCATCAGGTCTGCATTTGGATAGAGGTAAACCCTGTAGGCAATTTCTCGCAACTACAAGTGGAAGAGAAGACACATGTAAGAAGACACATCTTGTATCATGAACTTTGTTCATGATACAAgataacatttaaaaagcaacaTATCAACAAAGgattgttatgtttttatacatTAATGTAAAGTGTCCTTTTTTTATGTGACTTAGACTGTACTCTGACTTTATActtaagcaatagctcacgacaggccgtgatatacgcttattatatcacagttaaggggcgTTGTTCGGTGCTGGCAACCCCTTtcactgtgatataataagtgTATATCACGGACtgaagtgagctattgcttttataaaacggTTACCAAGTGTGGCAAAAATAAAGTAGGCTAACAGAcgcactacaatttgactttgttttatttcatcaacagacatttctttatgaatacaaaaagtagttccACCAGGCTGCCGGTGGGCTATTAtggttgctaagcaacataGACCAAAGGCTAGAATTattagaactatttatttatgcatgttGCCGTTTattgtgcagccactaaaaactgtccagcgtcAGTAGATTGATTTTGGTAACTTATAATATGCTTGCTCTGCTGCCAgcagtgtgtaaaataataacactttaatattatacctaccataaagggcggaattgcgtctctccttgagcagtagTCTTTTGAACAGGTtattgaaacttaaactttgttgcaatatcgcagacatctggagcaagtagtggactgctgagtgtgtttgtgtgtgttttcgtgtgtgtgagagagggaaatgttgaatcatgTAAAAAGcaatgatttctctctctctcatcatttatttatttatcttcgCCAGTAAAATGCGATCTGTATCAGAtcgcattttaataccaggtgtaaatggggcgtGAGACCCCCTCGAAGTTTGTCGCGGAGTGATACGgatctgtgcaaaggaattcGACGTCGTTATATACGCTCATTATATCACtgctatgaaccaatcagattgcttgatttgagctacctGTTTTATAAATTGTTGTATCATACTGCCCTCTACTTTAATTCATGAGCGAACACTAAAAATCACATTGGCTTTACTATCATCATATTAAGGTTACAGAAAATCTGTTCTTATAACTGTATAACATAAAGATTCTAAAAGTTTTAAATCAGTAAAgtattaaaatcattaaaactAAAGTTAATAATTTTAAGAGAGAACATAATTGCACCGATTTTATAGCTACCAGAACTGCTTACTGGTAAGCAAATGCCAACAGGAGGCTGGAgtgaatatttcattaaaaaaatgtgatttgaaTCTGATTACTACTCAGGAAAGAATATGCTGCCATGATGTTCAACCTGCCCTTACATCCCAGCCTATGATCTGTTATGTGGCAAAGGCGCCACCTGCAGAGCAAAAGGGAGAAATGTTCCAGTGACCCAGACCAAGCAATGTACATACCAAGTCATCGGGGGAATCTGCATGTAATCCCCCAATTTGGATGAAGCTCCCTTCGTTAGCAAAGTGCAGGTGTAGATGCTCAGGAATCGCAGACCTCGCAATTCTGTTGGGCATGTGAGAGCCGAGCAGAAACTCGTTGTTTAGATCCAGCAGCTTCACATGGAGGGAAACTGCTTCTTTCCTCTGCAGAGAAAAGAGTAGCAGGTTCAGTAAATATGCTACACTGGACAGGGGAGAGGTATATTAAAACGTGTGTTATTGATGTTGTCGGTTCACGTTCGTGTTTCACAGCCCAGTGTGAAGCTGGAGCGACTGCATGTCACGAGCGTCTCACCAGTTTGTCATCCAGATGAATTCCGCTTATTTCAAAGTCGAACATGAACAACTCAACCACTCGTCTACAAAGGGCAGACGAAAAAAATCAATAACTTGCCATCATTAGACATGATATTATCATTAGATATCAATATCATTATGGAAAGAAATAAGCAATACATTCTATATACACAGTTGTCTCAACAGGCCCTACAACAGAAGCATATACTAAATAAGATGACAGTAAAATTACCTTGTATCAGGGTCCAGCTGAGCCACAATGTCTGGGTTGTCCAGCAATTGTTTTAGGCTCTTGCACAGCTCAACATTAGTGTTCAGCCTGAAACACACAACCAGCAAACCTGAATATCTATTAAGAGCTACTCAAGATCTGCCTCACCTGAAGCATGCAGACAAATGTCTTTTAGTGACCAGCACCACTTTACTGTTGTATGCAGTACAATGCAACTACTTTTCTTTTTGATCCTAACCTACGTGTGCTgtggtgtgtatttgtattgtgcAGCTTTGAAAGATCTTTATATAGCCTCTTACTTCTCCACAACTGTGCCAATCTCTATGCAGGTCTTCTCTGCAGCCTCACGAAACGCTGGATCTGGATGTGCTACCTTTACAAAGTCTGCCTGTTAAAGGgagaaaaattacattttactcatGACTCTACAGGAATCACATAAAGCATACAATGCACAACACATGAGTCACAGTGAGCATCTTTGACCAAAGCTAGGGTCATTAGAAGAGCTGGGAAAAGTGTAGTTAGCCAGCAAAAATCATTAGATGTTCTGCATAATACTGATTGAATCTATTGTTTAATAGCTTCATACCTAGAAGCACTGTGAAGTTAATGTCTTCTGGTCAATGCCTCtggtaaacaaaacaatatttaagGGATCCTTTGAATCATGCGTAGTGTGTAATGAACAAACAACTCTAAAATATCCCCATGCTGGGAGATTTgcacatttttatattactaatgatgtgtgatgtgtttgcatttattgcatagactgtatataaaaatttaTTGTCATCATTGGTaagacaaagacaaatttcATTCCCTGGTGGGaatattctattttattcaaTTATAGTCTAACTCTGACACTGTCCTCATAATTGGGgtgatatctggcattttgagatataCGGCATTGGCAAATACCTGCACTCACAAGGCCGATGTaccatcctaaatgacagcaaatctaATCTAGAACTATTACTGGCTAGCGTTAAATATATATCGTTATAGTGTAGAGCAGAGGTTTCCATAGTGTGAGGTGAGCATACCCacgggggctccaaacagtttcagggtaggctcagtgaatggaagtgaaacaatattataGTATtgatcaaaaggagatcacatagaatagcatctgtgtgtgatttggttagAGAGAGAGTCCAGAGATTCATCAGTTTTGCTGAACTGTTTTTCCCATGTTATTAGAGTCAGAAACTAAGGAACTAACTTAGGAaagacctttaaaaaaaatgtatttggtgtagtaattaagttatgtcaaacagcaatattaggctatcttggctcaattgttgagtgcctatgggatcaaataacataatGATGATCCCgcaggcatccaggaattgagcgaaagTAAACAAGTAAACTGGAGGGGGGCACCTTTTCCAAAGCTTTGTCTGATGGAatgcccacagtctcagactttgaaaacgcctgctgtagagaataatgcagttgaatgatgtcacttctgacaaactgtatcCCGCCCTcatgttctgaaatctacagcatgtattgttttatttcattcattaataatgaATCCATCTAAGACAACACGCTACTGGCTAAGATGGCTCTGTACATTAGATTGTCCTCTGCATGGAATAATAGAATTATACAGGACatctctttgttttgatattggcaTTATATATCGGCCTCTGAAAAACCTGTATCAGTCAACCACTAATAATGACTTGTTAAACATCACCTGGGTAGCTTGGGGTATATAGTATCCATGAAATGATGATATTAAAAGCTGGTGAGGAAGGCCAGCTCGGTGGCGGGGATGGAACTGGACAATGTAGGGAcagtgactgagaggaggatggagggaAGCTGAAAGCCATCATGAACAACCCCTCTCATCCCCTCTATGCTGAACTGAGGCAGCTCAGGAGAACATTCAACCACAGACACATCCAGCCCGAGCCTCAAAGCGCTTAggaggctcatttgtgccaTCAGCCATGAGActccacaacaccacagcaccCAACTGACAGACTCTACAGATATAGATATTTTTGACTTTCCTGACTGTAAATAATTGTTATCGAATATTTattgtatatagtgtgtatacagtgtgtattAATTTACACATCTAAGTAGAAAGTTACCGATTCTACTTTTATTGTATCTGTTCCCTTACAatcctctgtgctgctgtgtcaaCCTGAATTTCCCCTATGTAGGATTAATAAAAGGCAGCCTATGTTTTATCTTTAAGTTATATATTTGACCAGTTAAAATGCAACGCTTGAACCCAATTTGGGTGTACAACTCACCAGATCAGCCACTTTACACAAACCATCTGAGAGCTGGTCAAAAGACTCGACTGTCTCAACGCCTGGAGAACAAGAACAAGCGTTTTCCACCAGACGCTCTGTGTTCTTGAGAGCTGTCTTTGAGGCGACCTGGAAACCTGCAGGACAACTCAGCTCTGGCACCCCGAACAAACCCTGTAAACCAGAGGTCACAGACTCTCTATTGATATTACTTTATTGAACCTGTAATTATGCATTAATGTAACTTAGCAGTGTTAAAGACATACGAACCCCGTTTTTCTCGAACAGGTTCAACCTCCTTTGAGTCTGGGCATTGAACGCAGCTCCAACAGGAGACCATGTCGTGACATTTCTCCGAACATGCGTCCATAAGCTTCTGTGCTTTACAACGTAAAGCAATCTTTTACACGCAGACATTTTGTCCCAAAGCTGCTGTAAGTTAACGTTTTGTGCTGTTGATGTCTACAAGTCGCTAAAGCTTGTAGTGTGTGCTCACAGAGGACATTCAATACTTAAACTTCAATATGAGCCTGTTTGCAAAAGCCGGACATATAAATAACTAATCTAAATAACGTTAATATATTTCTATGACTTTCTTCTCTTTCAGGGTTTTATTGTCACGGGCAGTATAACGTTAATGTTACCTGTCAATCCATAGTCAAAGCTGCTCACATGTTAGCTCCCTGGCTAACAAACTGATATAAATGACTGTAACAGGTGGTATTTTCGTCACAAAGtaagaatatatataaatacatatcgGAGAAACTAGCAAATAAAAGGATATGACACTATTTATTATTCGGAGTAGTGCCGCATTTTATAATGTTGATAAGTAACAGTAATTAAaaactgtacaaataaaatctgtCGAAAGTGCGACAAGCTACTGAAAACAATAATGTCGTCACACTGACGCGACGGTGAGTACCTTTGTTTTGAAgcccttcacaataaaagcggCTTAATGTCGCGCACCAAAATACAATCTACATTACATTATTGCTCATTATATTTAACTACACAATTACAcagcaaatatataaatataatatataaataataaagacaacAATCAAAAGCAAAATTTACTTGTTATTTCATCTGGAAGATGACGATTGTGTCCTCCGGGAATGCCTCAAAATATTTTAAGGGGTGTTGACACATCTAGAGACAGAGCAAGTTACCAAACCTACATGCAATAGATTGTctctatatttattattacatttcatcATAGGTAaatttaaatcttaaaaataGACTTTGAAATAGAGGAGTAAAtgtcatttaaattatttgatgAACATATTACGCTGTCTCCCTGTAAGCATACTTCTCCAattcatcatccatccatcgtcaaccgcttatcctgcgtacagggtcgcggggggctggagccaatctcagtttacatcgggcgaaaggcggagtacaccctggacaggtcgccagtgcaAACAATTCATCTGAAGCACAAATACAATTTCTTCAGCGTCCTTCCACAAGCTCACCTTGGCCCATAATGTGTAAAAATCTATTTGCCTCTCTGAAGACAGGACTAAGTCTGTTTTGCAGTTAATGCATATCTATTCAGTTGTATTTCTGAATGTGTGCAAACTTTATACCTGCAAAGAATAAACAGAACAAGACACTAATTAGTATATAATCACAGTTCCTTTTGAAGCAATTGTGGATTTACGTTAAATTGGATCCGCATTGTCCACACTATTCAGTTTTTGAGAGTCATGGGTCGTCTACATGAGAACCCTGATGGTCGCAAGAGCCCAGGTAAGGAGAAACAAATTAGACAAATGAAAATAGCTGACACCTACAGCAACATAATGATATAATTTGCCATGTTAGAGCACTATAAACAGACGGATCATGTTCATGATGTCAATGGTGAAGATTAAGTCAAACACAGAATACACCTTGAAATTATGTCTTTATTAATAGGAGGAATAACTCATTCATTGCACTCCACAACCACATTGCCTTAATAGTTTTCCTGTGAAGTCAGTTATTAAAGGTGTAGTACGAAAAACATTAAGCAAAGTGTCATAAAGCGACTGTATTTAGAAACCTCCCcataaacaaaaccaaaccaTGTGACTGGCAAAATGTTTGAAGTCAACTCTGAAAAAGAATTTAATACTGAAAATAGGTAACACAGGACAACAATAAAAAGGTCTTCCCAATATGAGAAATCGCAGTATTTTGCAATAAgtactttggtttttgtacttGGCAAAAAGGTACCAATTTGTGACATATGGCAAGACAATgcagttaaatgtaaaaaaagaaagaaagaaaacaagctcAAACTTAAATAAACGTTTTGCTACTGACTGATCGCCAAACCTTTCAGACACTGTAATCCTCAATCACATATTTACACCTATTCACTAGAACAcaaccacaaaacaaacaaaaaaaaatggtaTGGGGAAAAGAATTCATTATCGTTCATTTGGCTCATATGAACTCATAACACAGTCGAGCTTTAAGTTTGTGGATTTACAAAGGAGTGCTGTAGTCAAAAGTCTGAACGTGGATTCGTTTCGTCCCAATGAGTGTGCTTGGACATCTGCCGACCTAGAATTGTTTCTTGTCCTTAACCTTAGCTCAAAAAACAACTGCATGTCTGAGACTACAGTAAACTTAGTTGACCCCTGAGTTTCTAATGCAAAACTAGTGTATGAAATACCTCATTACAGTGTATCTTAGTGCAAGCCAGCAATATGCTTGATTAAACAGAGGTATATTAGATAGCACCCAAGCTGACAAGATTCCCCAGAATTGTTACTCTGCTGGCCAAATCACAACAAGCCTTATGGGAGGTGGTGTTTTGCTCTGCATCCTTGTGAAAACCAGCAGTTCAAATGCTTGAATTTGTATTACAtctataaacatgtttttcatagaaaatataaatatcccTGAATGAAACAGATTCACAGCATTTTCTCTCGAGGACTCCAGTGCTACTACCATAACGTGGCCATCAAGTGTCTTTAAGGTCTCCAGTTAACGTCCGTCTCCGTCTGTAGTTCCAGCCGCTACGCCCTTTATTCACTGTCGTGGTAACTTACCGTCCGCTTGCCCCGGTTACGGGTGTTCACGCGTGCCTTTCGCTGCGGTTTGCTGTACGACTCGTCACTGTCCTCCTCTGAGGCAGACCGGCGGCGACGCTGCCTTAGCTGGCGGCTGCCAGTCCCTTCTCTGATCGCAGCCCGCCTGCGACTTCTCCTCTTTGGACTACTGTGGGACCCTGAGCTGGCAAACGAGTTTTCGGAGGCCGAAGACGACTGCTCACTTTCTGAGTCAGAACTGTGattgctgctgctgtagcttTCCTTCCTTTTGTGTTTTGGCCGCCTTGCGTTCTTCTTCCCGCTCCTCAAACGACCaacatcttcctcctcctcgctgGAATCAGAGTGCGAAGAGGTTTCGTCCTCATTGCCGTTACCGTCCTTTTGTTTGTATTCCCTTTTGGGACGCTTTGAGGGGCCTGACCTGCTCTTTCTATTGTTCTTGGACACTGGCTCCTTCTCTCCACCCTCCTCTTCAGAGTCTGAGGTGTAAATGCGTTTTCTCTTGGAAGACAGTTGATTCCTGGCTTCATTGGGAGAGGTTCTATTGGACTCTCTCTTGATATTCCCGTCTTCCTTAGACGCTGTGGGTGTTTTCTTACCGTTCCTCTGTTTGCCCTTGCTCGCAGAAGCAGAGTCTTCTTCCGAAAGAGAGTTGTCActgatgtatttcttttttggcAGGGCTCGGAGACTCAGCCGTCTATTAGATGTGTTGTCCGAATTATCCGACTCTTCGTCCGATGAGCCAGTGGAGCGTTTTCTCCTCGACTTGCTCTTGGGTTTGTATtcctgctcagaactgtctGAAGCTGAGGTGTCACTGTGAGGCCTTTTATATTTACTCTTGTTTCTTGTTGGCCTCTTTGACTTGCTTTCACTCTCAACTTCCTCACTGGAGTGATTACTTTCTACTTCGCGTCCTTCATctttttttagtcttttcttgCGTGGGCCGGATCTCTTTGGAGAATCACTGAGTTCCTCTGATTCTGCACCATCCAGTCGATTAGTTGAGGCAGATTTTTGTTTAGCTTGGCTTTTTGACGGTGAAACTTTGCTCTTTATCTTAGAGTCCTTGTGGATGGCTTCCTCCACATTTCTTCCATTTTGGTGTGGGTGTTTCTGAGACGCGCAGTCTTTGTCCTCTTCATCTGAGCTTACAGGAGATTTGTGTCGTGGGATCCTGCGTTCAGTGTCTTCTACCTCCTCGCTTGTAATCCTCTTTTTCCTGGCTGGAGTGGCTGCTGTGCTTTTAGAGGGTTTCTGAGCCAcgtcctcctgctcctcctcctcagcttcTCCAGAACTGTCGTCTGCAGATTCCTCTTGCTCAGAGTTGCTTTCTGGCTGTTTTGCACCGTGTCCGTTCATGTGGGACAACGTTTCTGCAGAagaaaggaggaaaataaatcaaactcaTAAGAAACTGTCATCACAGCTCCAAGAAAGTGGCAACTAGgaatcaaaaactaaaaactgatGAGGACATTTCTCACCATTTCCCTTAGCAGCTTGTCTTGACGTCCTCTGTTTGTTGGACCTTGTATGTCCATTCTGCTGATTCTGGGAGGAGGTTGAAGCATCACTGTCATCGTCTTCGTCCTTGGATTCAACATCTGATTCCTTTGTTTTTCGAGAAGCTAGAAAGAGAatcaagaaaaatatattttcaataaGCTGAAGTagaaagaaaaatgcaaatacaatTTCCGATTTTAAATGTGATGGTTAAAATTTTGGGTTGTATGATAGTGGTATTAAGAAAAGCATTTGTCTACCACGTGTTGATGACTTCTCGTCAGAATCTGAGCTGCTCAGGATCACTGCGGTGCGTTTGCTGGCCCGGACTGTGTGGCGAAGGcggctgctgctcctcctcggcttctcctcctcctcctcaaagTCTTCATCTGATGCTTCAAggagtttgattttattcacagCAGCCCTTGCAGTCTTTCTCTTGAGTGACCTACGAACCGTGATTTCCTCTTCCCCCTCAGAGCCCTGGGATGTGGCTCTGTCAGAGTCCTGGTGGCGACGTCTCTCCCTGTGAGAAGACCTGCTGCCGTGCCCGTTCACCTCTGCTCTGTCCTCTGAAAACGAGCCATGCAGAAAGATGTTTAACACATTTGGCTGGTGGGTTTTGAGATTTGCAGAAGACTGGTCAGTCAGTAGCGTCAAAGTCCTtctaggcaagtcatgccactcagTCACCAGCTATTtcagactaacaagaccaggctcctatctgaatgaatggggagagagccagaactgcacttttattGGTCACCAGGACATAAAACTGCATGAcaagtatcagcagtaaaatctgataaaaattgctgaaaaagtttgacgactttgcctcaaaataaggtttaaaaagcgtttttccaAACcagttatacttctactacgcatgcaTCACCACTCCCGTGCATGCGCAGtagaaccacacgattggctgaataCATGATTcctgctttggctgttaaaagcagaccattggctttctagcgggagtgGCGGGATAACCCCAATCTTTGCCGTTGCGGGCTTTCCCCGTAGAGTTTTATTGAGGATGTGACTATAAAACATCTCTGGTAGCGTTTACCTGTGCGCTTCCTGTCTGCGCCAGCGCTGTTTCGGGTTAGCCGTGTGCTCCTGCTGTTTTTGCTCCTGCTGGGGTAGCGACGACCTGACGACTGGGAGGACATCTTTCCAACCTCACCTTCACTGTCaaattcctcctcctcctcttcttcactaTCGCTCTCTGCAACTGGCAACAATAACATATCTTCAGTGCCCAATACACAATTTAAGAATGTGACACTATTATCCTGAATTTAACGAGGTGATATTGATACGATGATTTTTGAAAACTGGATTTTAACAGGAAATACATAAACTCCTCACCTTTTTTCCTCTGCTTGGCACAGTTGCGTCTTGTAACTCTTGCTTTCTGTCTGAGTTGATGGTGCTTTGAGGAACCTGGAcgtttctcctcctcttctgacTCACTCAGCTCACTCTCACTGTCAGActctgaaattaaaaaaaaatggttacattacatttatttagcagACACCTTTGTCCACAGCAACGTACAGTAAGTGCATTCAAACACAATAAGGAAGCCAAGATGGAGATTTCATTGAAAAGTGGGAATATACAACATGTAGAACTACATTGCAGTTGTCTTTTTTAAGGAGCGAGATGTGAGATGGAAGCCAGCATGGGGTGCAATAAAAAAAGGTGAAagtgaatgtgtatttttagCCTGCGGTGAAATACGTACAGCGACTCTGCTGTGCTGACTTCAGCGGGGAGGTCATTACACCACTGCGCGGCCAGAATGTGGCATTACCACAACACAAGTTACTGAAGTCAAATGTAAGTCTTCACTTGTCTGTGAGCTAAAGTATCGGACTTCACAGGTTATTGCACTTAAAACCCTTTATTGTTGGTAGAGCACATTTTTAGTTACTTTctctaattaaaataaatgcgTGGAACTAAACTCAACATGATTGAGTCATCTCTACCACTCCGTTTAGGCATGTTATGCTACAATAATCCACTAGATGTCGGCGTGTTGTAAAATAGTATGCCTTTTCAGTTTGCAAAGCATATTGTTTTCAACTTATTATAGTTTCAGAGATCTTACTGAACAGAATTATGTAATCTGAAGTCTACCAAACGGGTTGTTTATTCTTTTAGGGTAAAAGTAGTGAAGCTATGcttctcacacacaaatatttcttACAGTGATGCAaagatttttacatttataatatatacacatttacaatttatatgatatgaaaataataaa
Proteins encoded:
- the LOC123986172 gene encoding mitochondrial intermediate peptidase-like, with amino-acid sequence MSACKRLLYVVKHRSLWTHVRRNVTTWSPVGAAFNAQTQRRLNLFEKNGGLFGVPELSCPAGFQVASKTALKNTERLVENACSCSPGVETVESFDQLSDGLCKVADLADFVKVAHPDPAFREAAEKTCIEIGTVVEKLNTNVELCKSLKQLLDNPDIVAQLDPDTRRVVELFMFDFEISGIHLDDKLRKEAVSLHVKLLDLNNEFLLGSHMPNRIARSAIPEHLHLHFANEGSFIQIGGLHADSPDDLLREIAYRVYLYPNADLMECLEELLKCRYKLAKLVGYDSYGHRALKGTMAKTPETVMSFLQLLTDKLSDRTAKDFKMMGDMKKKLNPRNSELMPWDHPFLSGVLRAERYNIEPGLYSPYLSLGACMEGLNNLFSQLFGVSLMSEHPSAGEVWSEDVRKLAVVHETEGLLGYIYCDFFHRPDKPHQDCHFTIRGGRWCQETGQYQLPVVVLMLSLPHPTKSAPTLLTPGMMENLFHEMGHAMHSMLGRTRYQHVTGTRCATDFAEVPSILMEYFATDYRVISQFARHYETGQPLPESMVARLCESKKVCGAADIQLQIFYAVLDQIYHGKPQNRSTTEILKEMQQKFYGLPYTSNTAWQLRFSHLVGYGAKYYSYLMSRAVASMVWRQCFVQDPLNRDMGERYRREMLAHGGAKEPMLMVEGMLQRRPTIEDFVDALVSELNPNFETFIMDSES